The proteins below come from a single Sphingomonas carotinifaciens genomic window:
- a CDS encoding ZIP family metal transporter, with the protein MHQVATAGLWGLVGGSALILGAAIPYLVTLPQRMIAAIMAIGSGVLISAVAFDLMDEAYAQGGFDSTAAGFVGGAAVYTLANIIVSRQGARHRKRSGSNPQEKQPDAGANSGLAIAIGALLDGIPESVVIGTSLLSGGGVSAVMVAAVFLSNVPEGLASAAGMKRSGRSPTYVFGVWIGIALASGLAAMIGNAALAGAAPDILAAVTAVAAGAILAMLVDTMIPEATESTHDYSGMIAVIGFLAAFILTKLGG; encoded by the coding sequence ATGCATCAGGTTGCAACGGCCGGTCTTTGGGGGTTGGTCGGCGGATCGGCGCTGATCCTCGGCGCGGCCATTCCCTATCTCGTCACCCTGCCACAGCGCATGATCGCCGCGATCATGGCCATCGGCTCGGGCGTGCTGATCTCGGCCGTCGCCTTCGACCTGATGGACGAGGCCTATGCACAGGGCGGGTTCGATTCCACCGCTGCGGGTTTCGTAGGCGGCGCCGCGGTCTACACCCTCGCCAACATCATCGTATCGCGACAAGGCGCGCGTCATCGCAAGCGTTCGGGCAGCAACCCTCAGGAGAAGCAGCCCGATGCCGGCGCCAATTCCGGCCTCGCCATCGCGATCGGCGCGCTGCTCGACGGGATCCCCGAATCGGTGGTCATCGGTACCAGCCTGCTCAGCGGCGGCGGGGTCAGCGCGGTGATGGTCGCCGCGGTGTTCCTGTCCAACGTTCCCGAGGGGCTGGCGAGTGCGGCGGGGATGAAGCGGTCGGGCCGGTCACCGACCTATGTCTTTGGCGTATGGATCGGCATCGCGCTCGCCTCGGGCCTCGCCGCGATGATCGGCAATGCCGCGCTGGCCGGGGCTGCGCCGGACATCCTCGCGGCCGTCACCGCCGTCGCCGCGGGCGCGATCCTGGCGATGCTGGTCGATACCATGATCCCCGAAGCGACCGAATCGACGCACGACTATTCGGGCATGATCGCCGTGATCGGCTTTCTGGCCGCCTTCATCCTCACCAAGCTCGGGGGCTGA
- the hspQ gene encoding heat shock protein HspQ, which yields MPRHDPVHMPDRLEVEAPAIAHARFAIGEVVRHRLFDFRGVVFDVDPVFANTEEWYEAIPESIRPSKDQPFYHLLAENMESSYVAYVSQQNLVTDDSDEPIDHPAIAGLFTGFEDGRYRLRQEHRH from the coding sequence ATGCCACGTCATGATCCCGTCCATATGCCCGACCGCCTGGAGGTGGAGGCCCCCGCCATCGCGCACGCCCGCTTCGCGATCGGGGAGGTGGTGCGGCATCGCCTGTTCGACTTCCGGGGCGTGGTGTTCGACGTGGACCCGGTCTTTGCCAATACCGAGGAATGGTACGAGGCGATCCCCGAATCGATTCGGCCGTCCAAGGACCAGCCCTTCTACCATCTGCTCGCCGAGAACATGGAGTCGAGCTACGTCGCCTATGTCAGCCAGCAGAATCTGGTGACCGACGACAGCGACGAGCCGATCGACCATCCGGCGATCGCCGGGTTGTTCACCGGGTTCGAGGATGGGCGGTATCGCCTGCGACAGGAACATCGGCATTAG
- the rplU gene encoding 50S ribosomal protein L21, producing the protein MFAVVRTGGKQYRVAAGDKIVVEKIEGEAGASVTLDDVLLMGEGSELKSTSGLTVAAEIIAQAKGEKVIVFKKRRRHNYRRRNGHRQNHTILKIVSVG; encoded by the coding sequence ATGTTCGCAGTCGTGCGCACGGGCGGCAAGCAGTACCGCGTCGCCGCCGGAGACAAGATCGTCGTCGAGAAGATCGAGGGCGAGGCCGGCGCGTCGGTGACGCTGGACGATGTGCTGCTCATGGGCGAGGGCTCGGAGCTGAAGTCGACCAGCGGCCTGACGGTCGCCGCAGAGATCATCGCCCAGGCCAAGGGCGAGAAGGTGATCGTTTTCAAGAAGCGTCGCCGCCACAATTATCGTCGCCGCAACGGCCATCGCCAGAACCACACGATCCTCAAGATCGTTTCGGTCGGCTGA
- the rpmA gene encoding 50S ribosomal protein L27, producing MAHKKAGGSSRNGRDSAGRRLGVKKFGGQECVAGNILVRQRGTKFYPGRNVGIGKDHTLFALTDGRVAFAEGKLGRKYCSVEMIAAAAE from the coding sequence ATGGCACATAAGAAAGCAGGCGGTTCTTCGCGCAACGGTCGCGATTCGGCCGGCCGCCGCCTTGGCGTGAAGAAGTTCGGTGGCCAGGAGTGCGTCGCCGGCAACATCCTCGTGCGTCAGCGCGGGACCAAGTTCTATCCGGGCCGCAATGTCGGCATCGGCAAGGACCACACGCTGTTCGCGCTGACCGACGGCCGTGTCGCGTTTGCCGAAGGCAAGCTCGGCCGCAAATATTGCTCGGTCGAAATGATTGCGGCTGCGGCCGAATAA
- a CDS encoding GNAT family N-acetyltransferase, with the protein MFARTERLMLRPGWPEDAPELVRAIGHEDVVTRLARAPWPYALGDAQAFLAQPRGGHEPRFLIFDDIAAGPRLVGGIELIDGEELAYWLTPAAWGRGYATEAGRAMIDIARHALGVRRLHARHFVDNPASGRVLAKLGFCATGEIAPLASRGRREPGLAIAYERDLDEERAVPVALAA; encoded by the coding sequence ATGTTCGCGCGGACGGAGAGATTGATGCTGCGGCCCGGCTGGCCGGAGGACGCACCAGAGCTGGTGCGGGCGATCGGCCATGAGGACGTGGTCACGCGGCTGGCACGGGCGCCGTGGCCCTATGCGCTGGGCGATGCGCAGGCGTTCCTGGCGCAACCGCGAGGGGGCCATGAACCCCGCTTCCTGATCTTCGATGACATTGCGGCCGGCCCGCGGCTGGTCGGCGGGATCGAACTGATCGACGGCGAGGAACTGGCCTATTGGCTGACCCCGGCCGCCTGGGGGCGCGGCTATGCGACCGAGGCGGGGCGCGCGATGATCGACATCGCCCGCCACGCGCTGGGTGTCCGGCGGCTGCACGCGCGCCACTTCGTCGACAATCCCGCATCCGGCCGGGTGCTGGCCAAGCTCGGCTTCTGCGCCACGGGTGAAATCGCGCCGCTCGCCTCGCGGGGGCGGCGCGAACCGGGGTTGGCGATCGCCTATGAGCGCGACCTGGACGAGGAGCGAGCGGTGCCGGTGGCGCTCGCGGCCTAG
- a CDS encoding metal-dependent hydrolase — protein sequence MAKAITPADLTITPRDVRFGRDARLRRYWLNDDPVATAFYNALSVTFPRGEAFFCDSVKAFRDGTPPKLQGEIRAFVKQEVIHSREHVAFNRHVTEQGYDTSRLERDVVAQLALTDGRPAIARLAATTALEHFTAILAHALIADPRHLAGGDREAARLWLWHAAEEIEHKGVAYDTWLHATRDWPRFKRWRIKALVMLITTGRFVNGRRRGMLDLLRQDGLTGPRIWWRLFHYALVRPGMARKVAGAWLSYFLPGFHPWKHDDRALIGLAESDYADAVMPEARAA from the coding sequence GTGGCCAAAGCAATCACGCCCGCCGATTTGACGATCACGCCGCGCGATGTCCGGTTCGGCCGCGACGCGCGGTTGCGGCGATACTGGTTGAACGACGATCCCGTCGCGACCGCCTTCTACAATGCGCTGTCCGTCACCTTTCCGCGCGGCGAGGCCTTTTTCTGCGACAGCGTCAAGGCATTCCGCGACGGCACGCCGCCCAAGCTGCAAGGCGAGATCCGCGCCTTCGTGAAGCAGGAGGTGATCCACAGCCGCGAGCATGTCGCCTTCAACCGCCACGTCACCGAGCAGGGATACGATACCAGCCGGCTGGAGCGCGACGTGGTGGCGCAACTGGCGCTGACCGACGGCAGGCCGGCGATCGCGCGCCTGGCTGCGACCACCGCGCTGGAGCATTTCACCGCGATCCTGGCGCATGCGCTGATCGCCGACCCCCGTCATCTGGCAGGCGGCGACCGGGAAGCGGCGCGGCTATGGCTGTGGCACGCCGCCGAGGAGATCGAGCACAAGGGCGTCGCCTATGACACATGGCTGCACGCCACGCGCGACTGGCCGCGTTTCAAGCGCTGGCGGATCAAGGCGTTGGTGATGCTCATCACCACCGGCCGGTTCGTGAACGGTCGCCGCCGCGGCATGCTGGACCTGCTCCGCCAGGACGGGCTGACCGGCCCGCGCATCTGGTGGCGGCTGTTCCATTATGCGCTGGTCCGGCCCGGCATGGCGCGCAAGGTCGCCGGCGCATGGCTCAGCTACTTCCTGCCGGGCTTCCACCCCTGGAAGCATGACGACCGCGCGCTGATCGGCCTTGCCGAAAGCGATTATGCCGATGCGGTCATGCCGGAAGCGCGCGCCGCCTAG
- a CDS encoding TetR/AcrR family transcriptional regulator translates to MEASTRRRLPPEESRAQALDAARALLIESGPQAITLKAVAARMGRTHANLLHHFGSAADLQRALAERMATDITRQIGVAVQAARSGAGDPAAIVALTFDAFGREGGGALASWVILTGERGVFDPMLTAIRELVEQLSSNPADPADRVFLAETTLSLVLTALGQALIGQQLAAALGLDGEAARGLALRHLLAAHDAHGAPRPSQD, encoded by the coding sequence GTGGAAGCGTCAACCCGACGTCGTTTGCCCCCGGAGGAGTCGCGCGCCCAGGCGCTGGACGCGGCACGCGCGCTGCTGATCGAATCGGGGCCGCAGGCGATCACGCTGAAGGCGGTGGCGGCGCGGATGGGGCGTACCCATGCCAATCTGCTGCATCATTTCGGCAGCGCCGCCGACCTGCAGCGCGCGCTGGCCGAGCGGATGGCGACCGACATCACGCGCCAGATCGGCGTCGCGGTGCAGGCGGCGCGGTCGGGGGCGGGGGACCCGGCGGCGATCGTCGCGCTGACGTTCGATGCGTTCGGGCGGGAGGGTGGCGGGGCGCTGGCCAGTTGGGTGATCCTGACGGGCGAGCGGGGGGTGTTCGACCCGATGCTGACCGCGATCCGCGAACTGGTGGAGCAATTGTCGTCCAACCCCGCGGACCCGGCGGACCGGGTGTTCCTGGCGGAGACGACGCTGTCGCTGGTGCTGACCGCGCTGGGCCAGGCGTTGATCGGCCAGCAACTGGCCGCAGCCCTGGGGCTGGACGGCGAGGCGGCACGCGGGCTGGCGCTGCGCCATCTGCTGGCGGCGCACGACGCGCACGGCGCGCCGCGCCCGTCACAGGATTGA
- the obgE gene encoding GTPase ObgE: MHFLDQAKIYVRSGAGGPGAVSFRREKFIEYGGPDGGHGGKGGDIVFEAVAGLNTLIDFRYTQHFRAPRGQGGSGSNRTGAGGEDLVIKVPVGTQVLSEDKEEVLIDFTKVGQREIFLRGGDGGRGNASYKTSTNRAPRQHGTGWPNEEAWVWLRLKLLADAGLVGLPNAGKSTFINAVTNAQAKVGAYAFTTTRPQLGVVRHKEREFVVADIPGLIEGAADGAGIGDRFLGHIERCRVLLHLVDANDEDVAESYRIVRDELEAYGAGLIDKPQIVALNKIDTLDDELIEALSAELAEASGADVIPLSGASGIGVDWVLDKLLEAMGPPADAPVNDDGEEDTVEWSPI; the protein is encoded by the coding sequence ATGCATTTTCTCGATCAAGCCAAGATTTACGTCCGCTCCGGCGCCGGTGGCCCCGGTGCCGTCAGTTTCCGTCGTGAGAAGTTCATCGAATATGGTGGCCCTGACGGAGGACATGGCGGCAAGGGCGGCGACATCGTGTTCGAGGCGGTGGCCGGGCTGAACACGCTGATCGACTTCCGCTACACGCAGCATTTTCGCGCACCGCGCGGGCAGGGCGGTTCCGGGTCGAACCGCACGGGCGCCGGTGGCGAGGATCTGGTGATCAAGGTGCCGGTCGGCACGCAGGTGCTGTCCGAGGACAAGGAAGAGGTGCTGATCGACTTCACAAAGGTCGGGCAGCGCGAGATATTCCTGCGCGGCGGCGACGGCGGGCGCGGCAATGCCAGCTACAAGACCTCCACCAACCGCGCGCCGCGCCAGCACGGCACCGGCTGGCCGAACGAGGAGGCGTGGGTGTGGCTGCGCCTGAAGCTGTTGGCCGATGCGGGGCTCGTCGGCCTGCCCAACGCCGGCAAGTCGACCTTCATCAATGCCGTCACCAATGCGCAGGCCAAGGTCGGCGCCTATGCCTTTACCACCACCCGGCCGCAGCTGGGCGTGGTGCGGCACAAGGAACGCGAGTTCGTGGTGGCGGACATTCCCGGCCTGATCGAAGGGGCGGCCGACGGTGCCGGGATCGGCGACCGTTTCCTGGGCCATATCGAGCGGTGCCGCGTGCTGCTGCATCTGGTCGATGCCAATGACGAGGATGTGGCGGAAAGCTATCGCATCGTGCGCGACGAGCTGGAGGCTTACGGCGCCGGGCTGATCGACAAGCCGCAGATCGTGGCGTTGAACAAGATCGATACGCTAGACGACGAACTGATCGAGGCGCTGTCCGCCGAGCTTGCCGAGGCGAGCGGTGCGGACGTAATCCCGCTGTCGGGCGCGAGCGGCATCGGTGTGGACTGGGTGCTGGACAAGCTGCTGGAGGCGATGGGGCCGCCGGCGGACGCACCGGTGAATGACGATGGCGAGGAAGATACCGTGGAGTGGTCGCCGATCTGA
- a CDS encoding sugar porter family MFS transporter: MEGRHNTGLISLIVAVATIGGFMFGYDSGVINGTQKGIEAAFDLGRLGIGINVGAILVGSSIGAFTAGRLADLIGRRNTMMLAAVLFLVSAVMAGAAGSSAIFIIARIIGGLGVGAASVTSPVYISEVTPASIRGRLSSVQQVMIISGLTGAFVANFALARWAGGSTAEFWLGFPAWRWMFWLQVVPAAIYLVALLFIPESPRYLVVRGRDAQAETVLARLFGAETARRKVADIRASLAGDQHKPRLSDLRDRTTGRIRPILWVGIGLAVFQQLVGINVVFYYGATLWEAVGFTEDNALQINILSGALSIGACLLTIALIDKIGRKPLLLVGSAGMTVTLATVAWAFSTAVTDASGAVSLPGNSGIIALVAANLYVVFFNVSWGPVMWVMLGEMFPNQIRGSALAVSGFAQWIANAAISVSFPSLVVSPGLAITYMGYTAAAFVSFFFVRAMVHETRGRELEDMVG; this comes from the coding sequence TGATTCGGGTGTCATCAACGGCACCCAAAAGGGCATCGAGGCGGCCTTCGATCTCGGCCGGCTCGGCATCGGCATCAATGTCGGCGCGATCCTTGTCGGATCGTCGATCGGCGCCTTCACCGCCGGGCGGCTCGCCGACCTGATCGGGCGGCGCAACACCATGATGCTGGCCGCGGTCCTGTTCCTGGTGTCCGCGGTGATGGCGGGTGCGGCGGGTTCGTCGGCGATCTTCATCATCGCGCGGATCATCGGTGGTCTCGGCGTCGGTGCGGCATCGGTCACCTCGCCCGTCTACATCTCCGAAGTGACCCCCGCGAGCATCCGTGGCCGCCTGTCGAGCGTGCAGCAGGTGATGATCATCTCCGGCCTGACCGGCGCGTTCGTCGCTAATTTCGCGCTGGCACGCTGGGCTGGTGGCTCCACCGCCGAATTCTGGCTGGGCTTCCCCGCCTGGCGCTGGATGTTCTGGCTTCAGGTGGTACCGGCCGCCATCTATCTGGTCGCGCTGCTCTTCATTCCGGAAAGCCCGCGCTATCTGGTGGTCCGTGGCCGCGATGCGCAGGCGGAAACCGTGCTGGCCCGCCTGTTCGGCGCCGAAACCGCGCGCCGCAAGGTCGCCGACATCCGTGCCAGCCTCGCCGGCGATCAGCACAAGCCGCGCCTGTCCGACCTGCGTGACCGCACCACCGGCCGCATCCGCCCGATCCTGTGGGTCGGCATCGGCCTTGCCGTGTTCCAGCAGCTGGTCGGCATCAACGTCGTCTTCTATTACGGCGCGACCTTGTGGGAAGCGGTCGGCTTTACCGAGGACAATGCGCTTCAGATCAACATCCTGTCGGGTGCGCTATCGATCGGCGCCTGCCTGCTCACCATCGCGCTGATCGACAAGATCGGGCGCAAGCCGCTGCTCCTCGTCGGCTCGGCGGGGATGACCGTCACGCTGGCGACGGTCGCCTGGGCCTTCTCCACCGCCGTTACCGACGCGTCGGGTGCGGTCAGCCTGCCGGGCAATTCCGGCATCATCGCGCTGGTCGCCGCCAACCTCTACGTCGTGTTCTTCAACGTCAGCTGGGGCCCGGTGATGTGGGTGATGCTGGGCGAAATGTTCCCGAACCAGATCCGCGGCTCCGCGCTTGCGGTGTCGGGCTTCGCGCAGTGGATCGCCAACGCGGCGATCTCGGTCAGCTTCCCGTCGCTGGTCGTCTCGCCGGGTCTGGCGATCACCTATATGGGCTACACCGCCGCGGCGTTCGTCTCGTTCTTCTTCGTCCGCGCCATGGTTCACGAAACCCGCGGCCGCGAACTGGAAGACATGGTCGGCTGA